ATGTGCTACTTCACCAATGGGACGGAACACGTGAGGCTTGTGGCCAGACAGATCTACAACAAGGAAGAGATCCTGCACTTTGACAGCGACCTGGGCGAGTTTGTGGCTGTTACAGAGCTGGGCCGGGTGTGTGCTGAGATCTGGAACACCCAGAAGGACCTCCTGGCGGAGTTTCGGGCCTACGTGGAGACGCTGTGTAGACGCAACTACAAGGAGACGGTCGGCTCCACTGTCCAGCGGAGAGGTGGGTTTAGGTCGGGCCGAGATGCCTTCACACAGAGCCTCGTGGGGAAGGACGCAGGAAAGTGATCTTTTGTGGTTTCCCAGCATCTTGGGGGGACCAGGAGGGGTGTCAATCTCTAAGGGGGAAAAATGTTGGAAGGTCTGGCAGGGTAGAGTTGGGAGGGTGTGAAAatcactgggggcttcccaggtggcactagtggtgaagaacccacctgcgagtgcaggagacctgagaggcGTTGGGAACAGTGTCTGGCAGCTTCAGTCCTTCGAATGTCCCAAGCCCTGGCCGTATCTGGTGGGGCTTCTGAGTCCCTGTCACCTCCTAGACCCCACACCTTCCTAGAGCATCTGACTCTTAAGTACTTCCTTCATCCTTACCCTCGCAGAAGTAATTCTTCGTCCTTGAAAtgctctccttttctccaccttccctttttttctctaTTGAAATCTCTCATCCTTTTAGTCCCAAGCTCAAGAGCGGTGCTTCTGTCCGCTTTGCTGGGGAGCTAGGTGGAGCTGGCCTTGGTCCTCCAGCTGTGAGCACAGCACACTTGGCATATATGGACCCGTGCACATGTATGGTATGTATATACAGTTTAAACATTATCCTGTctgttagcagatgcaagctatcaTATAccggatggataaacaacaaagtcctgctGTAGAACACAGGGAATgatgttcaatatcctgtgataaaccacaatggaaaagaatatgaaaaagagtatatatgtgtacacatatataattgAGTCACTTAGCTGCAtagcagaaataaacacattgtaaatcaactatgcggtggtttagttgctaaattgtgtctgactcttatgaccccctggactatagcccgccaggctcctgtgtccatggaaatctccaggcaaaaatactggcatgggttgccatttccttctccaaaaaatcaactatacctcaataaaaatcaactgtacttcagtaaaaTCAACCCTACTTCAGCAAAAAATTATCCAGTCTGTGTTACAAAGAGCTTTCACATAAATGATCTTGTTCAAGAAACCAGTGACTGCTAAACAAAGGTATTCTTCTCTTACAAAGTAGGCtagcatataagctaaataaacccAGAGCTGGAATTCTAATAGGTgacaaatatttgttatttttgtggGTGTGCATGCAAGCATGTTAAAagagcattatttataacaaagCCTGAAAACAACCCAACTTTTCATCAAGAAACAAATTGAGGCATAACTATATAGTAGACtactactcagcaattaaaagaaataaacagggatttccctagtggtccagtgcaGGGGTAGTGGGTTCTTAGTTCTTCTTGGCCAGAGAACTAAGGTTCCACATGCCGtgtagcaactaagcccatgcgccaaaCAAAATATCCATGCTGTAATGAAGGCTTccctgccacagctaagactggatgcagccaaatacataaataaaatgttaaaaagagaaacaagcgAATGGACAAATGAATTGAGTTATAACCATACAATAGAATAGCATGCAGCAACGAAAGGGACAGGAAACCATTAGGCGGGCGGGTCTCATAGAGACTATGTTGAGATGCAGAAGCGAGAAGCAAGGTGGCACAGATGGCAACGTTCCATTCACACGAAAATCACAAACAGGTAAGATTAATCTATGGTGTCGGAAATCAGAATAGTAATTGCCTctggccactccagtgttcttgcctggaggatcccagggatgggcgaggctggtgggctgccgtctatggggccgcacagagtcggacacgactgaagcgacttagcagcagcagcagcagcagaggtggtgGTAATACCTGTTATCTGGTCTACTGTAGTTTCTAAGGACAGACTGCAGCCCCTGGTAAGAATTTCTTTGTTGCCTCATTCTCtaattttgtctcttttcctCCTAGTGGAGCCTACAGTGACGGTCTCTCCAGCCAGTACAGAGGCCCCGAACCTCCATAATCTGCTGGTCTGTTCAGTGACAAATTTCTATCCTCGCCAAGTTAAAGTCAAATGGTTCCGGAATCAACAGGAGCAGACAGCTGGAGTTGGGTTCACACCTCTTACTCAGAATGGGGACTGGACCTACCAGATTCACATGATGCTAGAGACAATACCACAGCTTGGAGACATCTATGTTTGCCACGTGGACCACCCCAGCCTCCAGAGCCCCATCACAGTAGAATGGCGTAAGGGCCGCTTCATTGACCCTACGGACtcgacagaaaagaaaaaattcagggAGAGCACTGGGTCTGGTGGGGGTGGAGTCCGTCTTCATCCCTCACGTCCTGTGTAACTCCCTGATACAATTTCTGGGCTGGAAGTGACTGAGGACTAGATCCCAGTATCTCAAGTTGAAAGGCATCTGTTGAGTCCTTATCTCATTTTCCCCCCAAGATGTGGTGGTGGTCCCTTCACATGACCggacccctctcccctctcctccaggcTGCAGTTCAGCCTGAGTAATGCGCCTTCTGAAGTGTTCAAGCTCTGGGCTTTGACGTAGAGGCTGGTATCTGAAGGTGACCCGTGGAGGACAGACAAACGGACATGCCTCCTTGGGGCTGCCATTCTCCCCCCGTCATCCATCAGAGCCCCTCGGGATCTTTGCCTGCCTTCCCCTCCTCTGTCTGGTTTCTGAGCCCCTCTGTCTCTTATACACACGAccagactccaggcttccagacGAGGATGCTGTGGGCCGTGGGGACACTGATGTGGGGGCTTTTACTTCCAGGGGCACAGTCTGAATCTGCCCAGAGCAAGATGCGGAGTGGAATTGGAGGTTTTGTGCTGGGGCTGATCTTCCTTGGTGTGGGCCTTTTTGTCCACTTTTGGGATAAGAGAGGTAAGGCGCCTTGGGAGAAAAAGGGGAAGACAGGTGCTGGGCTGAAAAGCCTCTGTTGATCCTTCTCTAGTGACTGTCTCAGTGACGTTGGGGTGGTCTTCTTTTGTGGCAGTTGAATCCTTATTGTATGTGGGTGGGAGCAAAGAACGTTCTGGAACTGCCCCCCTCATTTCCTTTTGGAGGCTGAGATAAACAGAGATGTTATTTTCTCACCAGCTGGGTGAATGagtttttatttcccttccttCCAGCTAGCTGATCCTGAGGCTTCATCCACAGGTAAGACTCCTCCCCTTCTGGTCTGGAACAATGACACACATAAGATAGACGAAGCTGCGGAGTGGGCTGGTCTGGACTCTCTCATCGGCCTCTGTTATTTCTTTCTTGGTTCACATCACATTCACTCATGTGAGTTGAGGTCAGGGAAAAGTCTGGAACCTTCTGTGCAGTCTCTGCAGGAAACCTCAGAGGTGGTTTCTCCAGAAGAGGACCCAGCCTTTGCTATCAGCCATTCAGGAATGTCTGAATGATGCCCTAGACTCCACCATGACAGGAAGTACTCCTGAACTTGCCGGTAGGAGAAAGGGCAGGACCCACAGTTCTCACCAATCTGATTGGTCCATGACCTGTGCTCAGAACCTGGCCACGTGGCCCTTCAGCTGAAGATGTGTGTTCACTTTGGTAGAGTATGGTCCTTCCCTAGTGCCAGGAGACATAGTGAAGAGCAGGTGTTAGACGAGATTAATCTCAGTGTCCCCAAGGGACCCAGAGGGGCTAGGGCTGAGTCTGCCTCGGGATGGGTGTGACTTGTGAGTCCCGCGTCTCTCCTCCAGGGTTCTGGCACTGACCCCAGTGTTCTTCCTGGGGTCTGTCAGGACTCTTTCCCTATCTTGTCCTGCTATTCTCCGTGGTTCCTGCCTCCCTTCTCTCAAGACCTGTGAACAAGCCAGCTCCGCCCGCATCATCTGTCAGGACCTGACTCCTGGTGACCCAGAAGCAGCTGTCACATgctctttttgttttgatttttcctgAATTTCTGCCCATGACTCAACTTTCCTCTTCGGCTCTCTGAGCTGCCTGCTGAGTCTGTTTGAACCATAAATGGCCTCAACAGGCATTTCTGATCTCGTTCTCTTCTGAAGACTGCCTGTGAAttcagtgtcagactcttttatCTTTCCATCaaatagttttcaaaattaaatagaTTTGTGAATCCCTTGTGTTCCCAATTCTTATGGAGTGTGATGGTGGTGGTcctggggaaacaatgacaaagCAAAGGTCAGATTCTCAAGTTCGGTTATGTTCCCAAGAAGGTCAGATCCAGGCAAGGAGACTAGAAAGTCATGGGTCCCCATCCTTGGTCTAATTCAGGTATCACGTAACAACATGAAGTGAGGTGTGAAGTAAATTCAATTTTCCATTGTCTGTGGGTCCTGGAAGCTGGGATTGTGTGCAGCAGACTTTTCTGGCTTCTACTACAGTCTACAGTCTGAcaagtttttatatatttgtgcAAGTGAAACGGTTTGGTCCCTTCATGGACCCAATGCCTAATGTGATGAATCAAACTGAGAGCATAAATATCTTCTGTCAAGTGCCCTGTCTCCTTGGGgcaaaagatcaataaaattattgCTCATTGAATCCAAACTGCTGGAATGTATAATTAACAGTGGAAGGTTTTATTAGCAAGTATTTTTTCCCAGTGCATATGATGAAAACTCTCCTAAAATCAGCCCAAAGGGAAACATTCACTGGGGGTCTCATGTAATTGGAAAGTTTGTGCTCGGATTTGACTTCAGAAAAATGCCTAGATCCCAGGATGTCAGTGAGACCTTCCCCCCTCTCTCTTAGCCTGTCTCTGGGCCCTCTCCCCatcttctgcctcagtctctCCTCTCAGCGTACCTCTCTGTATCTCTCTCCATCTAtatctctgttttcctctttttgtctttctctccatttctcttttgCCGTCTGTCTGAAGGACCCTTTCTCTCCCTGTTAGTCTATTCGTCGGTTTTcctgtctttctgtctctgtgagtgCTTTTCTTCTTATATCCGTGTTTCAGCTTCTGAGTGTCTCTTTCTCTGGCCAAGCTTTCACTTGGACAGTCACAGGACAGTCACTTTATCCATAGGTATGAGGGACTCTGATTGACCAGGCTTGAACTCAATTCTCTGTCATAGATGGagacttttttcctttcccaaaACAAGGATGGAAAAGAGTAAGGCTGGATGGATAAGCAACATTGTCACCACCATCATCCATTATGCAACACTTTGATACCTGAagtttctctgtctctgcttttctgttggaaaaaaaattcagatgttTCCTCTATGTAGAATTTATGTAGTCCGTATACAACCAATGCTTTACTTTCCTATTCTAAAGGGAGAAATACCAGATCGCATTGACCTCCAAATCTAGGATCTCTGATgatgtaaatttctttttctaccatGGATATGGCTCTTAGTGGTCCAAAAGTTGTGGTGAAACGATAAGTTCACCCCCCACTAGTACAGGAGGAAATGATGGCATAACCACAACAAGGCTATCATCATCAAATGAGTGAAAGGTTCAGAGTGTGTCCAACTCACTGAGCGGGAGGAGGAGCGTAATACGTCACAGAATCTGGCTGAAACTCGGCTCTGCTCCCGAGGAGGGTCTACACTGCCCCAGTCCTACCTGGCCCCTCTGTGAGATGGCCCAGGACAGGGCTCTTCTGTGTCACAATTTAGAAGTCCTCCTCATTTTGGTGGGTTTAAGGGGCACGCGGCTTTGTGTGGGCACTCTGGATGCTGAGGAATATCTTAGACATGTaaacttcttctttctttttactaatttacccaaggtaatttttttttttatgatttggaAATAAATTAAGGATACTATCTCAGTCTACCATTCTGAAGAATTATTCATCTACACTACATAGTAAGCCTTCATTGACGTTCTTCTGCTATGAAACGAACAATCTTTAGACAGATTTGACATAACACCtagaaaattttaacttttaagcttatgtgtgtgtttttaattgtGCATTAGAAAAGACGCAGAATTTCATAAAAGACAACTTCATATTCAAACCTATGCAGTTATTCCACTCAATGCTGAATGTAAAAtccctaattcttttttttcctggaaattcGTTTTTTCTCccacttctttcttgtttttgcataacctttctttatttttttaaatataaatttatttattttaattggaggctaattactttacaatattgtattggttttgccatacattgacatgaatccaccatgggggtacatgtgttccccattctgagcccctcctcccacctctctgcccatcccatccctctgggtcatcccagtgcaccagccccgagcactctgtctcatgcattgaacctggactggcgattcgtttcacatgtggtaatatacatgtttcaatgccattcttccaaatcatcccacccttgccctctcccacagagtccaaaagactgtgctatacatctgtgtctcttctgctgtctcacatacagggctatcgttatcatctttctaaattccatatatatgtgttaatatactgtattggtgtttttctttctggcttacttcactctgtataatgggctccagtttcatccacctcattagaactgattcaaatgtatttttttaatgtctgagtaatactccattgtgtatatgtaccacagctttctatccattcatctgctgatggacatctaggttgcttccatgtcctggctattataaacagtgctgcgatgaacattggggtacacgtgtctctttcaattctggtttcctcggtgtgtatgcccagaagtgggattgctgggtcataaggcagttctatttccagttttttaaggaatctccacactgttctccataggggctgtactagtttgcattcccaccaacagtgtaagagggttcccttttctgcacactctctccagcatttattgcttgtggacttttggatcacagccgttctgactggtgtgaaatggtacctcattgtggttttgattcacatttctctgataatgagtgatgttgagcatcttttcatgtgtttgttagccatctgtttgtcttctttggagaaatgtctgtttagttctttggcccattttttgattgggtcgtttatttttctggaattgagctgcaggagttgcttgcatatttttgagattagttgtttgtcagttgcttcatttgctattattttctcccattccgaagtctgtcttttcaccttgcttatagtttccttagttgtgcagaagcttttaattttaattaggtcccattgtttatttttgcttttatttccaatattctgggttgtgggtcatagaggatcctgctgtgatttatgtcggagagtgttttgcctatgttttcctctaggagttttatagtttctggtcttatgtttagatctttaatccattttgagtttatttttgtgtatggtgttagaaagtgttctagtttcattctttcacaagtggttgaccagttttcccagcaccacttgttaaagagattgtcttttctccactgtatattctggcctcctttgtcaaagataaggtgtccatagctgtgtggatttatctctgggctttctattttgttccattgatctatatttctgtctttgtgccagtaccatactgtcttgatgactgtggctttgtagtttTTCTGAGAATTTTTGCAATAATTTATCATTTTGTGTGGTGTATTATGAAACCCTAATGGGGGAATCTGTTAGGCAGTAACTATTGATAAAACTAAATTCTTGATGAATCAAGATCCTGAAATGCAGGCTCAATTACTGtagcttctctctctttttgctaCGACTTCAAGTATTTCAACTGCAGCCTCAGGTCCTCAGCTCATCTATTCTTTCCTCCTGTGAATGAGGAGACAGATTCCTTTGATCCATCTTCCCAGGTTACATTCTAGTGAAAATCTTCAAATGAGAGGCATTTAGACCTTTATTAGGGAAAAACTGCATCACATTTTCAGGTTCCTAAGTGGTCATTCTACTCCCTCACACAGATTTTCCCTGGCTCCTCCTAGGTAGCAGGCACATCTCATTCTGAGTGTTCCCTTTTTGTCTAACTTTACTTCTAACAATGTCTTTACGGAGCagatactttaatttttaaactatttgacTTAGTTATGTTGGATTTTTGGCCATGAGCAGAAAGTAGGCCTCTTAAAGATGATTCATATTTATGCTTTTGATGGACCAGATTGAAAAGATTTGATTCTTTCCTGTTTAAGAcactgtcatttcttttttgaattatTGAAACAGCCTCCCACTCATTTctctactcctttctcaattcctACAATTTACTTTCCGCAGAGCAATAAGAAATATTCTGAAAACCTAAATCACATCACATCTATATAAGGCCTAAATATCTCAAGTGTTTCCCAACAGTACTTAAAATTAAATCTAGATTCTTCAGTTGGCTAACAAAACCCTCTGTGACTTGGTCTTTGTTCATATTTCTGAGTTCATCATATGCCTTTCTACTGTTCCACTTCATCTGTTTGGGTTATACTGGATGCTCTAAGAAATCAGTCTTAAAAATTCAGAAGATCAGCACGGCCGCTGAAGAAAATGTAATTcccaacttttaggttgtgcacaCTTGCCCATCAACACCAGTATAGTCCCTGATATAGAACAGGCACATGGTACATGTTTGTGGTTGGCTTCATGGAGATCTCTGTTTCAGAGcttcctctgtctctggaatcTTTTCTATTTGGGTGTATATCTGTACTCTTGTGCCAATACCGCACTTCTAATGACTACAATTTTATCATGTGCTTTGGTATCTGGAGTGTCTTCCCTCTTCCACTCTAGATTTTCTTTCCAGAACTGTCTTGGCTACTTTTGCACACCGACACACACAGAGGCCTTCCTACAGCAGGATTACATCATTATCATCCCGTGTCACTTTGCTGTTTCCCATATGTCTCTCTGATGAATAGGAAATGGTCCTATTTGAGTGGGATTTAAAAGTTGTCTCCATACTGTGTTCTCTACAGGAACAGAATTGCTTCATCATACAAGATCTTAAAGTCAACAATCTTCTTAAATTCTTATAAACctcaaaagtgattttttttttgattccctAGCAGCATGCAGAACTTCCCCATCCAGAggctgaacccacaccccttacCGTGAAAGCCCCTAGACCACTGGTCTACTGGACTGCTGTGGGGGGCTCCTCTTGTAagtgattttgaaaaattttttgatTGCCCCCAAACACAGTTTTTGTACACAGgtataatgtattaaaaataataggTTTGTCTCTTCCTTTCTGACCTTTatagcttctttctttctctacttcTTTGAAAGAGATATCCAGTAAACTAGTGAATAGATGTCATTACAAGCTGCTatacttgttttgttcctgaatgCATATCATCCATCTGTTTTGAAGTTCTCATTCAAAGTATCTATTTTGGGGCTTGTCCCTTGCCAGGGACAAGAGAAAATGGTGTTTATCTAATTTCTGTTAATCACAGAAAACATGTCAAAAAGTGATGGCTTCTCCAAGAGAACCTCTTCAGTACTCAAAAGTTGACATTTTTATATGATTCAGAGTACATCTAACTCTTCAGTGTTTTGGTTCTCTATAAATGAATAAGAGGTCAATATGTCATCCACTGGGACTTGGTACCCTGAAAGAAAATGCCCATGAAGATGATGAATTGGTAGAAAGACTTAGAAGCAGGGTCTTGGCCCTTGGGTGGATATGCCAAGGTCTACTTCTGATGAAGGTAATAAATTGGCACTGACATAGACAGCGATTGTGAATACATATTCCTAAACGTAAGGCTCCACTATAGTAGGCGTTCAgcactattatttatttatggcagAAGCGGGCATTGATTTGGCCTAAGGAGTTTCCCTCCCCACACCTCTGGCTGTTCAAGTGATAAACATAGCCTGTTTCTACAAGAAGAGCCCAGAGGAACAAAATTTACTTTAAATGCTTTTAAGCAGGAAGGGGTTTATTAGAAGGCTTACTATGGCTTAGAGAATCAGCAAGACACGAGGTGGAAACAAATCAGGTAACCTGGGAGGCTAGCTTGAGTCAGAAGCATCACATTACAGAAGGTCCTGACTACAGGAAGCTACTGGGACACCTGTCTCTTTACACCACGAAGTGACAATATCTCCTAACTCTGTGACCAAAAAACAAAGCGCACCCACCGGTGTCTTTTCAGGAAAGAAAACCATCAGCATGTCCAAGCTTCTCTAGAATGCCTCTGATCAGCCAAAGCCAGATGACACCTAAGATCATCCAGGAATGTGGACGGGGGTATGATTATAACAAGTGAGGTAAGTcatatagagaaagacaaatatcatatgatatcacttgtgtcATATGATGCAAacaagagacatcactttgctgacaaaggtccatatagtcaaagctatggtttttccagtagtcatgtatggatgtgagagttcgactataaagaaagctgagtgccaaagaactgatgctttccaactgtggtgttggagaagactcatgacagtcccttggactgcaaggagatccaaccagtcaatcctaaaggaaatcaagcctgaatattcattggaaggactgatgctggagctgaaactccaatactttggccacctgatgcgaagagccaactcattggaaaacacactgatgctgggaaagactgagggcaggaggagaagggggtgacagaggatgagatggttggacgacatcaccaactcaatggacatgagtttgaaaaatctctgggagacagtgaaggacagtgaagcctggtgtgctgcagtccatggggttgcaaagagtcagacacgacttagtgactgaggaACAAATCACTTGTACGTGGAATCTAAGAAAGTGGTACGAATGAACTtattcataaaacagaaacagactcacagatgtagaaaaccaatttatggttaccagggggagaAAGTGAGGGATAAACTGAGAGATGGAGACTGACACATACGCACTGCTGTATATAAAGTAGACAActaagaaggacctactgtagagctcaGGGACTCTGCTCTggactctgtaatggcctatgtgggaaaagaatctaagaaagaacggattatgcatatgtataactggatcactttgctgtacagcagaaactaacatgacactgtaatcaactataccccccaaattaaaaaaaatcatgatatgATTATAGATGGAATCTcagaaaaaatgatacaaacgaacttatttacgaaacagaaacagactcacagaaaaaacaaacttatggttatcaaaggggaaaggtgggtgggagtgataaattaggagtttgaaattaacatatacacactattatacataaaatagataactaacaaggacctattgtgtagcacagggaattctacacaatattttgtaataacatgaatgggaaaagaatttgaaaaagcatAGATATGTGTAcatttataactgaatcaatttgctatacacctgaaactaatagaacattgtaaatcaactatagtctaacacaaaataaattttttaaaaaaagaatgaagaaaaaaaagattatccGTGAATGTGCTTTCTGTCTATAGCACAGCACAGAAGCAGTAGAAGAAGTCAAGAGGAACATTGTTTGAACACCCGCTACACAGGGGACAGCGAAtccttaaaaatactttatttctctTAGTAATATCAGTTATTTCCAGATAGAACCCTCTACAATAAAAAATAAGGGGGGAGATATTGTTACATAATAGGTGACGTGCGGATCAACTGCTTCTGGGTTCAGCAGACGTTTTCTGCttagaacaacaacaatgtcTAGTCAACCTTGTCTCAGACTCACAACCAGTTCATTTAGGTGTGATTCTCAGTGAGAAATCACCGATTTGCCTGTCTCTTTATGCACTATTTTAAGCTATTTTTATGGCTTCCTTCTTTTAGTGACTGACAGCTGGCCTGAGAATGGTCTTATCTTGCAAACACAGGCTTTGGTTTCACTGAGGAGAAGCCAGCATCACCGCACTTTCTCTTTCAGTCTGCTGTGGGCTGGGAGTTTCCAGAAAAGCACAGACTAATCTGGGTAACTCTTCCACAGGGTGTCTGTCCTCCCCTCTGCTTTCACTCACTTTCTGTCCTCTCACTCCAGAAAATCACATTCTTTGTCTCTTTACGGCTGTAAAACATTTTACTTGAAGTGGTAAAATAGAACTCTATATAGAAAAGCAAGTTAAATCCACTGATATCACTACACCTACACAAATGgctaaattagaaaaaaacaaatggagaCTATCTAATGTCAAGATGCCTTCTAACCTAAATGCTCACCTTTTGCGTTTGGTTGTGTAAAATAGTACAACCAGTGCTTTAGAAGGCTGGCAATTTCTTGGAAAGATAGACTTATCCTATGACACAAAAATGTTGCTTGTAAATCCTTACCTAAAGAAATGTAAACATATGTCCATAAACTGGCTTATTAAAAATGTTCAGAGCTactgtttattatttatattagccCCAAACAGAAAATA
The sequence above is a segment of the Capra hircus breed San Clemente chromosome 23, ASM170441v1, whole genome shotgun sequence genome. Coding sequences within it:
- the LOC106503481 gene encoding rano class II histocompatibility antigen, A beta chain-like isoform X1; translated protein: MRVTIPRNPGTVAGMVMAVFLVLRIPEAHCREAPKNFVYQFKGMCYFTNGTEHVRLVARQIYNKEEILHFDSDLGEFVAVTELGRVCAEIWNTQKDLLAEFRAYVETLCRRNYKETVGSTVQRRVEPTVTVSPASTEAPNLHNLLVCSVTNFYPRQVKVKWFRNQQEQTAGVGFTPLTQNGDWTYQIHMMLETIPQLGDIYVCHVDHPSLQSPITVEWRAQSESAQSKMRSGIGGFVLGLIFLGVGLFVHFWDKRGKAPWEKKGKTGAGLKSLC
- the LOC106503481 gene encoding HLA class II histocompatibility antigen, DQ beta 1 chain-like isoform X2, which produces MRVTIPRNPGTVAGMVMAVFLVLRIPEAHCREAPKNFVYQFKGMCYFTNGTEHVRLVARQIYNKEEILHFDSDLGEFVAVTELGRVCAEIWNTQKDLLAEFRAYVETLCRRNYKETVGSTVQRRVEPTVTVSPASTEAPNLHNLLVCSVTNFYPRQVKVKWFRNQQEQTAGVGFTPLTQNGDWTYQIHMMLETIPQLGDIYVCHVDHPSLQSPITVEWRAQSESAQSKMRSGIGGFVLGLIFLGVGLFVHFWDKRAS